The nucleotide window GAAAAAGGAGGGACTACTCTGTTTTGGGGTAACAGTCTAACAGATGACCAACTGTCGCCATCGCTGGAGGCTTAAGTAGTGAAATATATAGGGTAACACAATCAAATTACTATGGCACTCTTGTAGCTATGCCACTCTGCTTTAAGCAATTTTTAGTCGCTTTGCTTAGTGCAATGAAAGTATCTAGTTTGCAATCCCATGAAGGGCCTTCGAGAACAATCAGGCGGATAGATTCCACTTTCTGTTCGTCTTTGTCAGTTACTCTGGAAAAGAGTGAATGAAGATGTTGCCTTTTTCTTGTAGAATTTACATTGTACATGGTTTTCAGTAATGCATTTTTCGTTGACCCCATATGTGATGATCAACATGTTAGTGGTGCAAATGCTTGGTGGTCCTGGAACTTGGAAATTTGGACAATCATCTTGCCACCGTTGACCATAGTGTTGGTAGGAGCATCTCATTGCTCAGTTACTCACTAGATAGATGAATAGATGCACATCTCATTGCATATTACAATGGCTACAAGTGGCAGTGGCCAATTGGTTTGTTCATGCGAGATTTGTGTGATGTTAGAATCCAAATTGGGGTTTAGGATCTTGAAAATACTCCTGAATTCgttttttttttgcttttgttGATGATGCTTTGCTACTAAAAAGAAAAATTCTGAGAATTTCCATTTTTGTGTTTGCCTATCCAGTTTGAACATGTATGTATGTTATCTAGAATGACAATGGGCATGTAAATTATCAATGGAACATGGAGCACCCAAGAGAAAACACTGATTTTTCTATCCAATAATAATGTGATAAAAGAAGTGCTAACTGCCTTCCTTCACCTGCAGGGAGGAGTACCTGACCGCTGAGGACATGGAGGCACGCTTTGCTCATCGTGACCCCACTTTGCTTCACCTCAAGCAACTAGAACACTTTGCTCACCTAGCCTTGTCGCATTACAATGCCAGAAGGACCGAGGTTTGCATTGCATCCACAACTTATCAATCTCCTATATGACACTCTATTGCTTGATGCACTTACAATATCTTGCTAACACAATTCTCAACAACCAGCCCAAGTTTGATATTGCTCAAGCCTTGACGTCTAACTGCTTCTCTGAGGCGTGCGGGACGACATATGCTCATGTCAACTTCACTGCCACTCCCCGGAACAGTGATGACCCTACAAAGAGGCTGTTCTTTGCTGAGCTCATGCTCATTCCAAGGCTCCAGCTGCAGGAAGATACCGAGCCTATGCGTGTGCTGCATGTCTCGACCGTTGATGATGTTCCCTGTTTTGGTACGTTTTCTGTACGTCTTACTATGCAACACACGTCTCGACAATGAAATTCATCTTTTCAATTACACTAGAGTTAAATAGTTGTCTTTCTGTTGTTATTATTAGTTTACACATTCTTTTACTAAAAAATGTCAAGAAAAATTAGCATGCATGGATGGGTAACATACGTCTTGATAATACAACGCGTTTTTTTATCTCCACCTTTTCTTTAATGAGCTGTCTTTTCCATAGTGTTTGTTCGTCCACAACTTCTTAATATAAAAATGCTAAAGACTAAAGAGAACACTCATCATTCAATCATCACAGCTGCTGGAAGAAACAAATAAGGATGCAAAGCATATTTACATTTGGGACCCACCAAAGACTTGCATCGCACTGCTAGGTGCACGCTCTTATGGCTCTATCCTATCACATGACAGCCAGAGATACATCAGACTCTGCCTTTGCTATTGTCAGCTCACGCATGATAATGTGTAGAACCTGCATGACATCCTGAGGAGCCTTTTGTCTCCATCCGAGCTGTAAACTGCTTGAGCCAGTGGAGCTGACTTCTTGCAGTGAGCGTAAACCACCTTGAAATTTATCTAACGCCTAAAATATCATCATACATACACTATCCAGTAGAATCAGAACAAAATGCAAGAGGTGTCTATAAAAAAACATCACTACAGGGGGTAAAAAGGTGGATAAGAGTTTCTAAAATTTACAGATAAACATATCTCGAGTTTATTCTAGCTAGATTGTTGGTGTGCCCCCTCCTTGGGCTGGTGCAGCTCCTGAGCTCTTCTTGCACAGATTTGTGGAACTTGTTCCGGTCACTCAAACATGTGTTCCAAAATAGACAACTGAAATAGCAGCCCTTTGAACAAAGAAATCTGGGTTGCTGTGATAATATTGCAAGTAATTTCTTGAGAGAAGTGGACCAGGTCCTAAAATTATGGCATTCTATGTGAGAACTTATTTGTGATAGCTACTGTATGCCattcattattatttttggaGAGCACATCCACCTGTGTGGCATCACAGTCAAGGTGTCACCTTCTCTACACCGCCGTTTTCATTAGACAAAAATGTCTACATACAAATACAGAGTATCATATGGTGAGAATGAATGCAATTGCAGAATATCGGTAGTGTAGATAAATATTTATTTTCTTGTAGTGCTATATATTCACCATTTGTTTGCTAATGCAGTTTGCTACATGTTTGAACTTTGAAGCGATACATGAAGACCTCTCTTATTAATACATAAATCTTGTGTACTGCTCCCTCTGTCCCGTAATATAAGACGCTTTTCGACACTACAATAGTGTCACAAAACATcctacattatgggacggagggagtaccacaTACATTGTGGCAGCATGCATAAATCTTtattattgtgtactccctctgtaatAAATAAACTAATATAAGATCTTTTAGATCACTAAAGAGGGGTATTAATTTTGAAATATCATATGCCTGCAGGTGGATGCCATGAGATATATCGGAAGATCAACCACAGGATGAGGGGCAACATGGATTACGAGCGCTGCCATGCGTGTCACAGCATTCTGAAGCATCCAAAAGGAGATCTCTTCATCGGAGGGCATGATAGCACGAGGATGCCTTACTACTCTGCAACCTGAAATCTGAAGTGGTACTCCCTTCGTCTGAAAAAGCTTGTCCGAGAAACAAGCTTGGGACAAGTTTTTTCGGACAGAGGAAGTACCAATTTGGAGGTTACCCCTATAATAAAAAAAACAATTTGGAGGTTGAAATCACCATCACGTGTCATGTGATGATAAATTACTGTCATGTATGTTGTGAATTAGTACAACATTGAAAATTGTCGTGATGTGTGATGTTTGCACACTTGGATTTAGAGGGTTAAAATAACTGTTATGTGATGGCAGAGATTATTGGCATCTGATATCTGAATGCTTACTCGTTCAACTATTATTAATTTTTTTTACCCTGAAACGGCAGGGGAGGGTCGAATGAGAACGGacttttgaaaaaatcaaaataCAAATCTTCTGCTTTAAAAAAAATGAGAAACAAGTTGTGCAAGTAAGAAGGATGTTATGTTTATGTGTGTAAATTTTTATAATGAAATACCTTGACATGCGGTCTataaaaaagacaaattcataGCTTGAGAGGATGAATAGTGTGTTAGAAAGCCCTAGATTTTTTCTTTACACAGCCCTCATTTCAACATATTTTGCTCTGAAAAATTACACACGTGTGTTATGCCTTCGTGTATATCTATAACTTTTTTAAGAATTTTTTGAAATgtaaaaatatgaattttgataaattttaaaattttaattTGAAGGCCTCCATGAAGGCCAAGCTCCAAAAGCAATTTTCAAGGGCCGTACGGCATACGAGTTAATAAAGcaaatctttccctaataataataAAGTGCGGATTGAGTCTCCGGATTCACCGCGCGTAATTTTTGCAAAAAAAGTCCTTAAGTATTATTATGGAAATTAAACCCGCCGTCCACTATAGGCCGACCATAATAATAAGTGAAAAAAAAGTCTCATATGCAGCCCCGTCGTTGACATCGCTATCGCGCACGAGAAGACGAGGGTTCCCTCTGCCCCGGTTTCACCGGCGCCGGCGTGCTACCGTCTTCCTCCTCTCCCTCTCCGGCGCGCTCTACCCACCACCGCGGCGCCACAGACCACATGCTCCTCATGATGCGCCGCACGCGGGCGGCCACGTCTCGCCCGACCGTCCGCCCACACGCCTCCTCCTTTGGGGTC belongs to Triticum urartu cultivar G1812 chromosome 7, Tu2.1, whole genome shotgun sequence and includes:
- the LOC125523931 gene encoding uncharacterized protein LOC125523931 is translated as MEWPSSGSSANSSGSSGGSSSSGSAAPARTRTRRPGTWRRLPRVAPPPTRAMEIREALGTITPEELQRQYRQKADELEKMDASGCDTAEAKIAFKDFKEENLRLYRWLAKGWPEHIVVSRTKHFSDTQEEYLTAEDMEARFAHRDPTLLHLKQLEHFAHLALSHYNARRTEPKFDIAQALTSNCFSEACGTTYAHVNFTATPRNSDDPTKRLFFAELMLIPRLQLQEDTEPMRVLHVSTVDDVPCFGGCHEIYRKINHRMRGNMDYERCHACHSILKHPKGDLFIGGHDSTRMPYYSAT